The DNA region GCAACAAGCGTTGCGGTACTGATGATCAGTGTCATTCTGTTCACTGTTGGGGAAGTGCTCATGTTCACCATGATGGATATGCTGATTGACCGAATTGCCAAACCAGAATGGAAAGGGACCTACTTTGGGACCATTGGATTCAATAACCTGGGCAGCGTCATGGCACCGATTCTGGGAGGGCTGTTATTAACCCAATTCGGGACGGGGAATGGACTGTTTATTTTTGTACCATTGGCACTGACCACTGCACTTGGATTGCCTTTTCTAATCGTAGCGCATAAGCGCCTTGTCGTCAGGGAAAAGGAGTCAAAACCAATACAAGCGAGTGCCTAGCTTAAGTGATGCGAGTTGTAATGCAAATAAGTGTTAGCTGTTTTAACTTTTTTTTGGAGAGTGTAACTTTCATTAAGTAATCGGTGTTTAATTAGTTAAACATTTCCTTATGGGGGTTCCAAATGATATTTAAAAAGCTCACTTTAACATTGCTGGCATGTGTTATGTTTGCCGCATTTTCAACGCCAAGTTTCGCTGAGGAGGCCACGCCAGAGATTGGGAGTGGCGTTTTGTCCAATAACCGGGTGCTAATTCCTTTAAGGGTAGTGTCCAGCAGCTTGGGGGCAGATGTAACGTGGTATAAGGAAGGGAAGAGCATTCGAATTCAAACGGATGAAAAAGAAATTTGGCTTGTGGTTAACTTTAAAAATGCGAGAGTGAATGAACAGATCATCGGAATGGATTCTCCTGTTGAATTAATTGACAATACAGCATATGTTCCCTTGCGATTTGTCAGCCAAGCGTTAGGAGCCAAGCTAGAGTGGAATCCACAAACTAAACAGGCAACCATCCACTTCAATAAACAAAACATGATTGTAAGTATGCAAGAGGAGACGATCCAGATCCCTGATTCTGCGAAAATAACCCAGGGGCGGTTAAATG from Paenibacillus sp. JNUCC-31 includes:
- a CDS encoding stalk domain-containing protein encodes the protein MIFKKLTLTLLACVMFAAFSTPSFAEEATPEIGSGVLSNNRVLIPLRVVSSSLGADVTWYKEGKSIRIQTDEKEIWLVVNFKNARVNEQIIGMDSPVELIDNTAYVPLRFVSQALGAKLEWNPQTKQATIHFNKQNMIVSMQEETIQIPDSAKITQGRLNVLSEKLNEISGLSQIKQVGAYFKPYFTEDLIQFILKRQDLVSDWMVYDAPETSVYYTSRTTATLSQSFVIGNTLTGDSHYVNDRNIELVYSNGVWKANQLMFNLREIPYLGYDR